One Kineococcus aurantiacus genomic window carries:
- a CDS encoding lipoyl protein ligase domain-containing protein codes for MHGEYKVPGGKLVAVDLDVLDGRLSGVRLSGDFFLEPDDALDAIDAALTGLPADTDAADLAGRVRSALPRDAVLLGFTPEAVATTVRRAVGGATGWLDHDWQFVHAGPQDPMTHMALDEVLTREVSRGRRGPTLRVWEWASPAVVLGSFQSLANEVDGAAADRLGVQVVRRVSGGGAMFVEPGNTITYSVYAPGSLVEGLSFTESYAFLDDWVLVALGDLGIKAWYQPINDIATDQGKIAGAAQKRLADGTVLHHVTMSYDIDAAKMLQVLRIGREKLSGKGLASAAKRVDPLRRQTGLPREEVIDSMVATFRRQYGLTASELTQAELSAADELVRTKFATPEWVGRIP; via the coding sequence GTGCACGGTGAGTACAAGGTCCCCGGCGGCAAGCTCGTGGCCGTCGACCTCGACGTCCTCGACGGCCGGCTGTCCGGCGTCCGCCTGTCCGGCGACTTCTTCCTCGAACCCGACGACGCCCTCGACGCGATCGACGCCGCGCTGACGGGTCTGCCCGCGGACACCGACGCGGCCGACCTCGCCGGCCGGGTGCGCTCGGCCCTGCCCCGCGACGCGGTGCTGCTCGGTTTCACCCCCGAGGCCGTCGCCACGACGGTGCGCCGCGCGGTCGGCGGGGCGACGGGCTGGCTGGACCACGACTGGCAGTTCGTCCACGCCGGCCCCCAGGACCCGATGACGCACATGGCCCTGGACGAGGTCCTGACCCGGGAGGTCTCCCGGGGCCGGCGCGGGCCGACGTTGCGGGTGTGGGAGTGGGCGAGCCCGGCGGTCGTGCTGGGCAGTTTCCAGTCGCTGGCCAACGAGGTCGACGGCGCGGCCGCCGACCGCCTCGGCGTGCAGGTCGTGCGCCGGGTCTCCGGCGGCGGGGCGATGTTCGTCGAACCCGGCAACACCATCACCTACTCGGTGTACGCGCCCGGTTCCCTCGTGGAGGGCCTCAGCTTCACCGAGTCCTACGCCTTCCTCGACGACTGGGTGCTCGTCGCGCTGGGGGACCTGGGGATCAAGGCGTGGTACCAGCCCATCAACGACATCGCCACCGACCAGGGGAAGATCGCGGGCGCGGCGCAGAAGCGGCTGGCCGACGGCACGGTCCTGCACCACGTGACGATGTCGTACGACATCGACGCCGCCAAGATGCTGCAGGTGCTGCGCATCGGCCGCGAGAAGCTGTCCGGCAAGGGGCTGGCGAGCGCCGCCAAGCGGGTCGACCCGTTGCGGCGGCAGACGGGCCTGCCGCGCGAGGAGGTCATCGACTCGATGGTCGCGACGTTCCGGCGGCAGTACGGGCTGACCGCCTCGGAGCTGACGCAGGCGGAACTGTCCGCGGCGGACGAGCTGGTCCGCACGAAGTTCGCCACGCCGGAGTGGGTCGGGCGCATCCCCTGA
- a CDS encoding diguanylate cyclase yields the protein MLVASVGALAALWCLAVTTVAGPTDGAAVLVEVAASAILTTTAALAPAGGPRRTIGLLAAWATATALADSVWLLTSGSPAVAYAHGQYEPAASVALFLLRYPVGALALALAAAGHPDRRLGPAPLSRTLAAVQVTASAAALVVLGTPIGGFIADSRPYSLFLTFDVLLAAAAVAVALRLGATRPSRATALAVLALCGGDGAMLVALLEDSAVAAGTSYTCSLAGVTACVVVQLSTRRADVRGAALPPVPPERPASRLVVRVLTRLVLPVGVLVVSVHRLGTEDALPAVHLGLVAVALGLALLDALGQLARAETDEAAAAAAVRDELTGAWSRRGLTRQAALRPAPRAAGPPRTWALLVLDLDGFKAVNDVHGHAAGDVVLRVVVQRVADVVGDRGAVARLGGDEFVVLLHDELADVPARLVEAVSQDVELPGGTRCAVSTSVGAVEFDAAGWDGDLQDLLAVADRRMYRDKRGDPDGTGEVACAGAR from the coding sequence GTGCTCGTCGCGTCGGTCGGCGCGCTGGCCGCGCTGTGGTGCCTGGCGGTGACCACCGTCGCCGGGCCCACCGACGGCGCGGCCGTCCTCGTGGAGGTCGCGGCCTCGGCGATCCTGACGACGACCGCGGCCCTGGCCCCCGCCGGCGGCCCCCGCCGGACCATCGGCCTGCTCGCCGCCTGGGCCACCGCGACGGCGCTGGCCGACTCCGTGTGGCTCCTGACGTCCGGCTCCCCCGCGGTGGCCTACGCCCACGGGCAGTACGAGCCCGCCGCGTCGGTGGCGCTGTTCCTGCTGCGGTACCCCGTCGGGGCGCTGGCCCTGGCCCTGGCCGCCGCCGGGCACCCGGACCGCCGCCTCGGCCCGGCCCCCCTGAGCCGCACGCTCGCCGCCGTGCAGGTGACGGCGAGCGCGGCCGCGCTCGTGGTGCTGGGCACCCCCATCGGCGGGTTCATCGCCGACAGCCGCCCGTACTCGCTGTTCCTGACCTTCGACGTCCTCCTCGCCGCGGCCGCCGTGGCCGTGGCGCTGCGCCTCGGGGCGACGCGGCCGTCGCGGGCGACGGCGCTGGCGGTCCTGGCCCTGTGCGGCGGGGACGGGGCGATGCTCGTGGCGCTGCTGGAGGACTCCGCCGTCGCCGCCGGGACCTCCTACACGTGCTCGCTGGCCGGGGTCACCGCGTGCGTCGTGGTGCAGTTGTCGACGCGGCGCGCCGACGTGCGCGGCGCGGCGCTGCCGCCGGTGCCCCCCGAGCGTCCCGCGTCGCGACTGGTGGTGCGCGTCCTGACCCGGCTCGTCCTGCCCGTGGGGGTCCTGGTGGTCTCGGTGCACCGGCTCGGCACCGAGGACGCCCTCCCGGCCGTGCACCTGGGTCTGGTGGCCGTCGCCCTGGGGCTGGCGCTGCTGGACGCCCTGGGCCAGCTGGCCCGGGCCGAGACGGACGAGGCGGCCGCGGCGGCGGCGGTGCGCGACGAGCTGACGGGGGCCTGGTCGCGGCGCGGGCTGACCCGGCAGGCGGCCCTGCGCCCGGCACCGCGCGCCGCGGGGCCCCCGCGCACGTGGGCCCTGCTGGTGCTGGACCTCGACGGGTTCAAGGCCGTCAACGACGTGCACGGCCACGCCGCCGGCGACGTGGTGCTGCGCGTGGTGGTGCAGCGGGTGGCCGACGTCGTCGGGGACCGCGGCGCGGTGGCCCGGCTCGGCGGGGACGAGTTCGTCGTGCTGCTGCACGACGAGCTCGCCGACGTCCCGGCGCGGCTGGTGGAGGCCGTCTCGCAGGACGTGGAACTGCCCGGCGGCACCCGGTGCGCGGTGTCCACGTCCGTGGGGGCGGTGGAGTTCGACGCCGCCGGGTGGGACGGGGACCTGCAGGACCTGCTGGCCGTGGCCGACCGCCGGATGTACCGGGACAAGCGCGGCGACCCCGACGGGACCGGCGAAGTAGCCTGCGCTGGTGCACGGTGA
- a CDS encoding EAL domain-containing protein: MQPTRPAHPGRPPRPTPGDRATGRARRTRRAPSLQRSLLALVLVPVVGLTGAVALAVGASREISHAADAAATQVRAAALLDTVRGSIAQEVVPVLSQAVLADPATAAASGLDAADLTGIAALAGPAVAQQLRTVQAATDAAVDASAGSAAEAEAAAAATRVARLRATAAAGGDDVSAVFDRYGDLVADLAGQVEAHLDAARDESLDGPGARAVHDLDRAQAAATHASLEVPLFLGSLSVPADERARARSSFLRAWGGYRAADADLTAHASASTVRTWRAATGGEAAVRVDALLDTAATDPSAATLSLPQFLALTTAGTSRDTALRAAVDTIGARAVAATDLPAQRAAAELRVLLVIALVLVVVTAVVMARVHRFIARPLQRLAQQAAAVRDGELQDDLLDEVGSGPREVRTVAQGLAATVSSLRRVQAQAQAVADGDLDAEVVQEPLAGSLGAVVHASITQMISAIHERERLQVSLAHQASHDALTELPNRAEASVLIERAVHRARRSEQPVGLLFVDLDHFKQVNDTLGHAAGDEVLRVVSARMEETVRGGDSVCRLGGDEFVVLVEPAEDHHQLVELGRRLITAVSAPVRVGDRVARVGASVGVAVSTTGPDGAGSTAERLLQDADAAAYRAKAAGRGVVEVFDEELRHELAVQATTEEALRRALLEGELVLHYQPVLDLVTGRTASVEALVRWDRPGHGLVPPDAFIPAAERSDLICDLGRWALAAALEQLTQWDEGEEFAGLGMAVNISGRHLASRHLLDDVTDALSASGVEPGRLTLEITETVLVDEPSALDQLRALRELGVRIAIDDFGTGYTSIGQLPRLPVDVLKIDRSFVASPGAGHADLVRLVISAAHSFDLGVVAEGIEENDQLHRLVADSCDSGQGFLFARPSAPADLALPRARATTGD, encoded by the coding sequence GTGCAGCCCACGCGCCCCGCCCACCCCGGCCGGCCTCCCCGACCGACCCCGGGCGACCGGGCGACCGGGCGGGCCCGCCGCACCCGGCGGGCCCCGTCCCTGCAGCGCAGCCTGCTGGCCCTGGTCCTGGTGCCCGTGGTGGGGCTGACCGGCGCCGTCGCGCTGGCGGTGGGCGCCAGCCGGGAGATCTCCCACGCCGCCGACGCCGCCGCGACGCAGGTGCGCGCCGCGGCCCTGCTGGACACCGTGCGCGGCAGCATCGCCCAGGAGGTCGTCCCGGTGCTGAGCCAGGCCGTGCTCGCCGACCCGGCCACCGCCGCCGCGTCCGGTCTGGACGCCGCCGACCTCACCGGCATCGCCGCCCTGGCCGGTCCCGCCGTCGCCCAGCAGCTGCGCACCGTGCAGGCCGCCACCGACGCCGCCGTGGACGCCAGCGCCGGCAGCGCGGCCGAGGCCGAGGCCGCCGCGGCCGCCACCCGGGTCGCGCGGCTGCGCGCCACCGCCGCGGCCGGCGGTGACGACGTCAGCGCGGTCTTCGACCGCTACGGCGACCTCGTCGCCGACCTCGCGGGGCAGGTCGAGGCCCACCTCGACGCCGCGCGCGACGAGTCCCTGGACGGGCCCGGGGCCCGCGCGGTGCACGACCTCGACCGCGCCCAGGCGGCCGCCACCCACGCCAGTCTCGAGGTCCCGCTGTTCCTCGGGTCGTTGTCGGTGCCGGCGGACGAGCGGGCCCGGGCGCGCTCGTCCTTCCTGCGGGCCTGGGGCGGGTACCGCGCCGCCGACGCCGACCTCACCGCCCACGCCAGCGCCTCGACGGTGCGGACGTGGCGCGCCGCCACCGGCGGCGAGGCCGCGGTGCGGGTCGACGCCCTCCTCGACACCGCCGCCACGGACCCGTCCGCGGCGACCCTGTCGTTGCCCCAGTTCCTGGCCCTCACCACCGCCGGCACCAGCCGGGACACCGCCCTGCGGGCGGCGGTGGACACCATCGGCGCGCGGGCGGTGGCGGCCACCGACCTCCCGGCCCAGCGCGCGGCGGCGGAACTGCGCGTCCTGCTGGTGATCGCCCTGGTCCTGGTGGTGGTCACGGCCGTCGTCATGGCCCGGGTGCACCGCTTCATCGCCCGCCCGCTGCAGCGCCTGGCCCAGCAGGCCGCGGCGGTGCGCGACGGCGAGCTGCAGGACGACCTGCTCGACGAGGTCGGCAGCGGTCCCCGCGAGGTGCGCACGGTGGCGCAGGGCCTGGCCGCCACCGTGTCCAGCCTGCGGCGGGTCCAGGCCCAGGCCCAGGCCGTCGCCGACGGCGACCTCGACGCCGAGGTGGTCCAGGAACCCCTGGCCGGTTCCCTCGGCGCGGTCGTGCACGCCTCGATCACCCAGATGATCAGCGCCATCCACGAACGCGAGCGCCTGCAGGTCAGCCTCGCCCACCAGGCCTCCCACGACGCCCTGACCGAACTCCCCAACCGGGCCGAGGCGAGCGTCCTCATCGAGCGGGCCGTGCACCGCGCCCGCCGCAGCGAGCAGCCCGTGGGTCTGCTGTTCGTCGACCTCGACCACTTCAAGCAGGTCAACGACACCCTCGGCCACGCCGCCGGCGACGAGGTGCTGCGGGTGGTCAGCGCGCGCATGGAGGAGACCGTCCGCGGCGGCGACTCGGTGTGCCGCCTGGGCGGCGACGAGTTCGTGGTCCTGGTCGAACCGGCCGAGGACCACCACCAGCTCGTGGAGCTGGGCCGGCGCCTCATCACCGCGGTCTCGGCCCCGGTGCGGGTCGGGGACCGGGTCGCGCGCGTGGGGGCCAGCGTCGGCGTCGCCGTCAGCACCACCGGCCCCGACGGCGCCGGGAGCACCGCCGAGCGCCTCCTGCAGGACGCCGACGCCGCGGCCTACCGCGCCAAGGCCGCCGGGCGCGGTGTGGTGGAGGTCTTCGACGAGGAGCTGCGCCACGAGCTGGCCGTGCAGGCCACGACGGAGGAGGCCCTGCGCCGTGCGCTGCTGGAGGGTGAGCTCGTCCTGCACTACCAGCCCGTCCTGGACCTGGTCACCGGGCGCACCGCCAGCGTCGAGGCCCTGGTCCGCTGGGACCGTCCCGGGCACGGCCTGGTCCCGCCGGACGCGTTCATCCCCGCCGCGGAACGTTCCGACCTGATCTGCGACCTGGGCCGCTGGGCCCTCGCGGCCGCGCTGGAGCAGCTGACGCAGTGGGACGAGGGCGAGGAGTTCGCCGGTCTGGGGATGGCCGTGAACATCTCGGGGCGCCACCTGGCCAGCCGTCACCTGCTGGACGACGTCACCGACGCCCTGAGCGCCTCCGGCGTCGAACCCGGCCGCCTGACCCTGGAGATCACCGAGACCGTGCTGGTCGACGAACCCTCGGCCCTGGACCAGTTGCGCGCCCTGCGGGAGCTGGGGGTGAGGATCGCCATCGACGACTTCGGGACCGGTTACACCTCCATCGGGCAGCTGCCGAGGTTGCCGGTGGACGTCCTGAAGATCGACCGCAGCTTCGTCGCCTCCCCCGGCGCGGGGCACGCCGACCTCGTCCGCCTCGTCATCTCCGCCGCCCACAGCTTCGACCTGGGGGTGGTGGCCGAGGGCATCGAGGAGAACGACCAGCTGCACCGCCTCGTCGCCGACTCGTGCGACAGCGGGCAGGGGTTCCTCTTCGCCCGGCCCTCGGCCCCGGCCGACCTGGCGCTGCCGCGGGCGCGCGCGACCACCGGGGACTGA
- a CDS encoding TetR family transcriptional regulator, with translation MPETTSRRDDTRARIVGAAAHLLHEHGPSAVTTRGVAESAGVQAPTIYRLFGDKDGLLEAVAEHVLHTHVTAKAGVVAAATAHDVDPVEDLRAGWRTHVEFGLAHPALFRFLNDPERAARSPAVEAGLEVLDARVHRLAATGRLRVGERRAVDLLRAAGVGTVTTLLTSPPADRDPGLAEDMLDAVLRQVLTDATDESDETGASPGDVSHAVALRAAAPHLHALSDAERALLTEWLDRVAARPGRAAP, from the coding sequence GTGCCCGAGACGACCAGCCGCCGCGACGACACCCGCGCCCGCATCGTCGGCGCCGCCGCCCACCTGCTCCACGAGCACGGCCCCTCCGCCGTGACCACCCGCGGGGTCGCCGAGTCCGCCGGCGTGCAGGCACCCACCATCTACCGCCTCTTCGGCGACAAGGACGGGCTGCTCGAAGCCGTCGCCGAGCACGTCCTGCACACCCACGTCACCGCCAAGGCCGGCGTCGTGGCCGCCGCCACCGCCCACGACGTCGACCCCGTCGAGGACCTGCGCGCCGGCTGGCGCACCCACGTCGAGTTCGGCCTGGCCCACCCCGCCCTGTTCCGCTTCCTCAACGACCCCGAACGGGCCGCCCGGTCCCCGGCCGTCGAGGCCGGGCTGGAGGTCCTCGACGCGCGGGTGCACCGCCTGGCCGCCACCGGCCGGCTGCGGGTCGGCGAACGCCGCGCCGTCGACCTGCTGCGCGCCGCCGGCGTCGGGACCGTCACGACGCTGCTGACCTCACCCCCCGCCGACCGCGACCCCGGCCTGGCCGAGGACATGCTCGACGCCGTCCTGCGGCAGGTGCTGACCGACGCGACCGACGAGAGCGACGAGACCGGCGCCTCGCCCGGCGACGTCTCCCACGCCGTCGCCCTGCGCGCCGCCGCACCCCACCTGCACGCCCTCAGCGACGCCGAGCGGGCGCTGCTCACCGAGTGGCTCGACCGCGTCGCCGCCCGGCCCGGACGCGCAGCCCCCTGA
- a CDS encoding magnesium and cobalt transport protein CorA, translating into MSSRPARQRPRPPARPGEAPARTGTGRDDGRPGAGATLAELPVVACKLYHADGRQQPVADLEAALATARARGGFVWIGLHGTSARDLERLATSFALPRLAVEDAINAHQRPKFEHYPDLVFAVLKPVRYVDHDEVVDVSEVAVFLGAHFLITVRHGESSVVADVRAELDLPELGVPELVLPELALPEPELPGPDGPDDEDADPGAPPPAGTRSPSPSPASVLYRLLDHVVDGYGDAVEAIAVDVEDIEEQVFSGDQEDHAERIYKLKREVLEFRRAVVPLVPPLQRLVEEDGSGPAWRVVAEEKRPYYRDVLDHLLRAADAIDGYDKLLTDVLQAHLTQVGVQQNRASARQNEDMRKISAWAAIALVPTAIAGIYGMNFDNMPELSTRYGYFVVLAVIVTVCTVLYVVFRARKWL; encoded by the coding sequence ATGTCCTCACGCCCGGCGCGCCAGCGCCCCCGCCCGCCCGCCCGTCCCGGGGAGGCGCCGGCCCGCACCGGGACCGGCCGGGACGACGGCCGTCCCGGTGCCGGGGCGACCCTGGCGGAGCTGCCGGTGGTCGCGTGCAAGCTCTACCACGCCGACGGGCGTCAGCAGCCGGTCGCCGACCTGGAGGCCGCCCTGGCCACCGCCCGCGCCCGGGGCGGTTTCGTGTGGATCGGCCTGCACGGGACCAGCGCCCGCGACCTCGAACGGCTCGCGACCTCCTTCGCCCTGCCGCGCCTGGCCGTGGAGGACGCGATCAACGCCCACCAGCGCCCCAAGTTCGAGCACTACCCCGACCTGGTGTTCGCCGTCCTCAAACCCGTCCGCTACGTCGACCACGACGAGGTCGTCGACGTCAGCGAGGTCGCGGTCTTCCTCGGCGCCCACTTCCTCATCACCGTCCGCCACGGCGAGTCCTCGGTGGTCGCCGACGTCCGCGCTGAACTCGACCTGCCCGAACTCGGCGTCCCCGAACTCGTGCTGCCCGAACTCGCGCTGCCCGAACCCGAGTTGCCCGGACCCGACGGCCCGGACGACGAGGACGCCGACCCCGGCGCGCCGCCGCCCGCCGGGACGCGCTCCCCGTCCCCGTCGCCGGCCTCGGTGCTCTACCGGCTGCTGGACCACGTGGTGGACGGCTACGGCGACGCGGTGGAGGCCATCGCCGTCGACGTCGAGGACATCGAGGAGCAGGTCTTCAGCGGCGACCAGGAGGACCACGCCGAACGCATCTACAAGCTCAAGCGGGAGGTGCTGGAGTTCCGGCGCGCGGTCGTCCCCCTCGTGCCCCCGCTGCAGCGCCTGGTCGAGGAGGACGGGTCCGGGCCGGCCTGGCGGGTGGTGGCCGAGGAGAAGCGGCCCTACTACCGCGACGTCCTGGACCACCTGCTGCGCGCCGCGGACGCCATCGACGGCTACGACAAGCTGCTGACCGACGTCCTGCAGGCCCACCTCACCCAGGTCGGCGTGCAGCAGAACCGGGCCAGCGCGCGCCAGAACGAGGACATGCGCAAGATCTCGGCGTGGGCCGCGATCGCCCTGGTCCCCACCGCGATCGCCGGCATCTACGGCATGAACTTCGACAACATGCCCGAGCTGTCCACCCGCTACGGCTACTTCGTCGTGCTGGCCGTCATCGTCACCGTCTGCACGGTGCTCTACGTCGTGTTCCGCGCCAGGAAGTGGTTGTGA
- a CDS encoding acyl-CoA dehydrogenase, protein MTTVELPAESAADATTATPLDTDVLRRFLDGRFADLKEQFRAQAPADLFGPTDHLGTREHRDLTRARLRELARWGGHERGFASRWGGGDSPGGQVAQFEMLGFGDASLMIKSGVQWGLFGGAVQALGTERHHAELLGPLLRLDLVGCFGMTETGHGSDVSSIGTTATYDPATQEFVVNTPDPSCRKDYIGGAAEDADVAVVFAQLRTGGQSHGVHAFVVPLRVDGVDAPGVWRGDDGRKMGLNGLDNGRLGFDHVRVPRTALLNRYADVAEDGTYSSPIASANSRFFTMLGALVKGRVSVSGGALSQTKVALEIALRYAQRRTQFKRPDGDGEVVLLDYLAHQRRLLVPLAATYALSFAQDDLMGEMDDLLRVQLAGDDPEPTRQRAFEAHAAALKVASTWHATRTIQTCREACGGNGFLADSRLPQLKADTDVFTTFEGDNTVLLQLVAKGLLTSYAQQFSDLDTLGMARLATRDFVATFAGRSPARSLVADVVEAGRVPDDLHDRAWQLRMLADRERHVTESLAKRMRRARQRPPEERFAAIDDLQDHLLLAGRAHTDRIVLEAFAAAIARCPDPAVAALLSKVCDLHALSVLEAEKGWFLEHRRMTTLRAKAITAAVNALCRELRPRTAELLDGFGTPRAWLGSSLVG, encoded by the coding sequence GTGACCACCGTCGAACTCCCCGCCGAGAGCGCCGCCGACGCGACCACCGCGACCCCGCTGGACACCGACGTCCTGCGCCGCTTCCTCGACGGCCGCTTCGCCGACCTCAAGGAGCAGTTCCGCGCCCAGGCTCCCGCGGACCTCTTCGGCCCGACCGACCACCTCGGCACGCGCGAGCACCGCGACCTCACGCGCGCCCGGTTGCGCGAGCTCGCGCGGTGGGGCGGGCACGAGCGCGGTTTCGCCTCCCGCTGGGGCGGCGGCGACTCCCCCGGCGGCCAGGTCGCGCAGTTCGAGATGCTGGGGTTCGGCGACGCCTCGCTGATGATCAAGTCCGGCGTCCAGTGGGGGTTGTTCGGCGGGGCCGTGCAGGCCCTGGGCACCGAGCGCCACCACGCCGAACTGCTCGGCCCGCTGCTGCGCCTCGACCTCGTCGGCTGCTTCGGCATGACCGAGACCGGCCACGGCTCGGACGTGTCGTCCATCGGCACGACCGCCACGTACGACCCGGCGACGCAGGAGTTCGTCGTCAACACCCCCGACCCGTCCTGCCGCAAGGACTACATCGGCGGCGCGGCCGAGGACGCCGACGTCGCCGTGGTCTTCGCCCAGCTCCGCACCGGCGGGCAGTCGCACGGCGTGCACGCCTTCGTCGTCCCCCTGCGCGTGGACGGCGTCGACGCGCCCGGCGTGTGGCGCGGCGACGACGGCCGGAAGATGGGGCTCAACGGCCTCGACAACGGCCGCCTGGGTTTCGACCACGTCCGGGTCCCGCGCACCGCCCTGCTCAACCGGTACGCCGACGTCGCCGAGGACGGCACGTACTCCTCCCCCATCGCCAGCGCGAACTCCCGGTTCTTCACGATGCTCGGCGCCCTCGTCAAGGGCCGCGTCAGCGTCTCCGGCGGCGCCCTGTCCCAGACGAAGGTCGCCCTGGAGATCGCCCTGCGCTACGCCCAGCGCCGCACCCAGTTCAAGCGCCCCGACGGCGACGGGGAGGTCGTGCTGCTGGACTACCTGGCCCACCAGCGCCGCCTGCTCGTCCCGCTCGCCGCGACGTACGCGCTGAGCTTCGCCCAGGACGACCTCATGGGCGAGATGGACGACCTGCTGCGCGTGCAGCTCGCCGGCGACGACCCCGAACCGACCCGGCAGCGCGCGTTCGAGGCCCACGCCGCGGCCCTGAAGGTCGCCTCCACCTGGCACGCGACGCGCACCATCCAGACCTGCCGCGAAGCCTGCGGCGGCAACGGGTTCCTCGCCGACTCCCGGCTGCCGCAGCTCAAGGCCGACACCGACGTCTTCACGACGTTCGAGGGCGACAACACCGTCCTGCTGCAACTGGTCGCCAAGGGGCTGCTGACCAGCTACGCACAGCAGTTCTCCGACCTGGACACCCTCGGCATGGCCCGGCTGGCCACGCGCGACTTCGTCGCCACGTTCGCCGGCCGCAGCCCCGCCCGCTCGCTGGTCGCCGACGTCGTGGAGGCCGGCCGCGTCCCCGACGACCTGCACGACCGGGCCTGGCAGCTGCGGATGCTCGCCGACCGCGAGCGGCACGTCACCGAGTCCCTGGCCAAGCGGATGCGCAGGGCCCGCCAGCGTCCGCCGGAGGAGCGCTTCGCCGCCATCGACGACCTGCAGGACCACCTGCTGCTGGCCGGCCGCGCCCATACCGACCGGATCGTCCTGGAGGCCTTCGCCGCGGCCATCGCCCGCTGCCCCGACCCCGCGGTCGCGGCGCTGCTGTCGAAGGTGTGCGACCTGCACGCCCTGTCGGTGCTGGAGGCCGAGAAGGGCTGGTTCCTGGAGCACCGGCGCATGACGACGCTGCGGGCCAAGGCCATCACCGCCGCCGTCAACGCCCTGTGCCGCGAGCTGCGCCCGCGCACCGCCGAACTGCTCGACGGGTTCGGCACCCCCCGCGCCTGGCTGGGGTCCAGCCTGGTCGGCTGA
- a CDS encoding MerR family transcriptional regulator, whose protein sequence is MRIGELSERSGVSAASIEYYAREGLLPPGERTGCNQTESAQAHLERLRLIRSLIDVGGLSVAATHGWHVHGEQNPGVRIVAAVLDAWAAAGREDLAAALPACARAAEVVAQADLDTVADAVDAARAGGDRAAAAQTVVVGTVLGDRRGARDRRRGRARRPGGRCAAPSPPRPAPPARSA, encoded by the coding sequence GTGCGGATCGGGGAACTCAGCGAACGCAGCGGTGTCAGCGCGGCCTCCATCGAGTACTACGCCCGCGAAGGGCTGCTGCCCCCCGGTGAGCGCACCGGCTGCAACCAGACCGAGTCCGCGCAGGCCCACCTCGAGCGCCTGCGGCTCATCCGCTCCCTCATCGACGTCGGCGGCCTGTCCGTCGCCGCCACCCACGGCTGGCACGTCCACGGCGAGCAGAACCCCGGCGTCCGGATCGTCGCCGCCGTCCTCGACGCCTGGGCCGCGGCCGGGCGCGAGGACCTCGCCGCGGCCCTGCCCGCCTGCGCCCGCGCGGCCGAAGTCGTCGCGCAGGCCGACCTGGACACCGTCGCGGACGCCGTCGACGCCGCCCGCGCCGGCGGCGACCGCGCGGCCGCCGCCCAGACCGTCGTCGTCGGCACCGTCCTCGGCGACCGTCGTGGTGCTCGGGATCGGCGGCGCGGTCGGGCTCGGCGCCCTGGCGGCCGGTGCGCTGCACCGTCCCCGCCCCGCCCCGCCCCTCCCGCCCGCAGTGCTTGA
- a CDS encoding NAD(P)H-binding protein — translation MIVVTGATGALNGTTVDHLLQHVPASGVAVVARDPAAARRFAERGVEVRHGDYADPGSLPAAFAGADQLLLVSASDPAADAVSLHRNAIEAAVAVGAGRVLYTSHQGAAPDSPFGPARDHFATEQLLERCGLPWTALRNGFYAHSLPWLVGPWRQTGTLRVPGEGPVSWTAREDAAEAAAVVLASGRHHDGPITLTAPAAPTFAEVASVAADVSGRPVEVEPVDPERWVADQVAAGQPEPAARFTLGIFLAAERGFFAGTDPLLGELLGRAPRPVRDVLAAS, via the coding sequence GTGATCGTCGTCACCGGAGCGACCGGCGCCCTGAACGGCACCACCGTCGACCACCTGCTCCAGCACGTCCCCGCGAGCGGGGTCGCCGTCGTGGCCCGCGACCCCGCTGCGGCGCGACGGTTCGCCGAGCGCGGGGTGGAGGTCCGCCACGGCGACTACGCCGACCCCGGATCGCTGCCCGCCGCCTTCGCCGGCGCCGACCAGCTCCTGCTGGTCTCCGCCAGCGACCCCGCCGCCGACGCGGTCTCGTTGCACCGCAACGCGATTGAGGCCGCGGTGGCCGTCGGTGCGGGGCGCGTCCTCTACACCTCGCACCAGGGGGCGGCCCCGGACTCCCCCTTCGGCCCGGCCCGGGACCACTTCGCGACCGAGCAGCTGCTCGAACGCTGCGGCCTGCCCTGGACGGCGCTGCGCAACGGCTTCTACGCCCACAGCCTGCCGTGGCTGGTGGGTCCCTGGCGCCAGACCGGGACCCTGCGCGTGCCGGGCGAGGGGCCCGTGTCCTGGACCGCGCGCGAGGACGCCGCCGAGGCCGCGGCCGTGGTCCTCGCCTCCGGGCGGCACCACGACGGGCCGATCACCCTCACCGCCCCGGCGGCCCCCACGTTCGCCGAGGTCGCCTCGGTCGCCGCCGACGTCAGCGGCCGCCCCGTGGAGGTGGAGCCGGTCGACCCCGAGCGGTGGGTCGCCGACCAGGTCGCCGCCGGGCAGCCCGAACCGGCGGCGCGGTTCACGCTGGGCATCTTCCTGGCCGCCGAGCGGGGTTTCTTCGCCGGGACCGACCCGCTGCTGGGCGAGCTCCTGGGCCGGGCCCCGCGCCCGGTGCGCGACGTCCTCGCGGCCTCCTAG